The bacterium region GCGGACGGGCCGCACCCGCTGTCTACGGCGCTGTGCAATTGACCGGACCTATCCTAACACCGGCGCCCGACCGCGTCAACGGCGCCGGCAAACGGTTAGACCGGGACGGGCGCCTGCGCCTTGCTCGGGTCGATCTTGATGCCCGGGCCCATGGTCGCGCTGATGGAGATGCTCTTGAGGTACTGGCCCTTCGAAGACGAGGGCTTCGCCCGCACGACGGCGTTGATGAGTGTGTCGAAGTTCTCGGACAGCGCCTGCTCGCTGAACGAGGCCTTGCCGATCGCGGTGTGGATGATGCCCGTCTTGTCCACGCGGTACTCGATCTTGCCGCCCTTGGTCTCGCGCACGGCGCGGCCGACGTCGAAGGTTACGGTGCCGGCCTTCGGGTTCGGCATCAGGCCGCGTGGGCCGAGCGAGCGGCCGAGACGGCCGACGACGTTCATCACGTCCGGCGTCGCGATCGCGACATCGAAGTCGAACCAACCGCCCTGGACCTTCTCCACGAACTCCTCGAGCCCGGCGTAGTCGGCGCCGGCCTCCTGCGCTTCTTTGACCTTGTCGCCCTTGGCGAACGCGAGTACGCGGACCGTCTTCCCGGTGCCGTGCGGCAGGACGACCGTGCCGCGGACCTGCTGGTCCGCCTGCTTCGGGTCGATCCCGAGCCGGATGTGCGCTTCGATGGTCTCGTCGAACTTCGCGCGCGGCGCCTGCTTCAGCGCCGCCACCGCGCCCTGCGGTTCGTAGAGCTTCTCCGGATCGACGTGCTTGAGCGCTTCACGGTACCGCTTGCCATGTGCCATGCTGTTCCCTCCTGTGGTCCCGGCGGACCCTTCACGTCCTCCCACAGCCCTACGCGACCTTCATTATGCAACCTCGATGCCCATGCTGCGCGCTGTGCCCTCGATCATCCGCATCGCGGCCTCGATGTCCCGCGCGTTGAGGTCCGGCATCTTCGTCTCGGCGATCTCGCGGATCTGCTGGCGCGTCACCTTGCCGACCTTCTTCTTGTTCGGCTCCCCGGACGCGGTCTCGAGGCCCGCGGCCTTCTTCAGAAGCACGGACGCCGGCGGCGTCTTGGTGACGAACGCGAACGTCCGGTCGGCGTAGATCGTGATCTCGACCGGCACGATCGTCCCGGCCTGCCGCGCCGTCTTTTCATTGTACGACTTGCAGAACTCCATGATGTTCACGCCGTGCTGGCCGAGCGCCGGGCCGACGGGCGGCGCGGGCGTGGCCTTGCCGGCCGGAATCTGCAGTTTGACGATCGCGACGACTTTCTTCATGCGGCCCCCCTGCGAACGCTAGATCTTCTCGACCTGCGCGAAGTCGAGCTCGACCGGCGTCTCCCGACCGAAGATCGACACGAGCACGCGCACCTTTTCTTTCTCCGGCAAGATCTCGTCGACCACGCCGCTGAAGTCCATAAAAGGTCCCGAGTTGATCCGGACCGCCGAGCCTTTCTGGTAAGTGATGCGGAACTTCGGCGTCTCGTCGCCGAGCTGTTTGAGAATCGCCTTGACCTCGCGGTCCTGCAGCGGCAGCGGCTTCGCGCCCGAACCGACGAATCCCGTAACGCCGGGCGTGTTGCGCACAACGTACCAGGAGTCGTCGTCCATGATCATTTCGACCAGCACGTAACCGGGGAACACCTTCTTCTTGGCGATCCGCCGCTTGCCGTCTTTGATCTCGATCTCGTCCTCGGTGGGCACGAGGATCCGGAAGATCTTGTCCGCTTGGCCCATCGACGCGATCCGCCGTTCGAGATTGGTACGGACCTTGTTCTCGTACCCCGAGTAGGTGTGGATCACGAACCACCGGGCGCCGCGGGCGGCGCGCGCAGCTTCGTCTTCCGGGCTGACCGGCTCCACGCCGGAAATCTCCACGCCGGGCGGAAGTTCGAGCGTTCCCTCAGCGGTGACAGCCTGCGGGGCAGACGGCTCCTCGGCTGCTTCGGCCGCCTCGGCTTCCTCGCCCGGCGGCACCAGCACGCCAACCGGGGACTGCGGCGGTTGGGGGGCCCCGCCCTCCGCCCGTTCGGCGACGGGCCGTTCGGGCGCCGGAGCCGCGGGCTGCTGCTCGCGCTCCTGGTCCTCCGGCTCGTCGCGGAACAACTGCTGCGCGAGCGTGGCGGCGTCGGGCTTGGTCGATCCCTGCGGACGATTACGATCTTCCGGCATCGGTCGCGCGGTCTCCGTCCTGCTCCCGGCTCGTGAATTACCGGGATCTCAAAATCGGCTCGAGCAGCTTGGCGAACACCAGATCGATGCCGCCGAGGTACAGCGCGGTCACGGTCAGCACGAACACGACGACCACAGATGAGGCAATGACCGCCTGGCGGTCTGGCCATGCGACACGGTTCATCTCGCCCCGGACTTCCTTGAGGAACTGCGCCGAGACTTCGATAACGTTGGGCATGCGCCGCGCCACCGGGCGGGCGGGCCGAGGCCGCTCCGGGGCCTGCACGCGCGCCGGCTTGCCGGGTACTGGTCCAGCCGCTCCTTCGGGTCCCCGCGCCATAGAAACGCCCCCAAACAAAAAAAGACTGCCTTGCCGTCCCGCCTCATTATATCAGCGCGACCCTCGCTGTCAACGCTTTGCCCGCTTCCGCCCCGGTGCGCCGATCCGCGGACAAGAAAACGGTGCGGCCTCGCTACTCCGGGGCGGGGGGAGAAGGGCATGCCCCCGAAGCAACTCAACCGCACCGTCTTCGAACTCTGTCGGGGGTTCCTCGCCCCCATCGCTTACTATCCCCTCGCCTCTGCGGCCCTAAACATACGCAACGAGACTTTTTCGGAAAGAATTCCTGGACCGACCGCCCCGGTCTTCGGTCGCTGCTTTAAGGGGCGAGCCAGACCGAGCGCAGCCGCACCATTCCGTCGGGGACCTGCACGAAACCTCGCACGTGGCTGCTGACCAGCTTATATTCCTTGGGGTAGAAGAGGAAAATGTACGGCACATCGTCGGCGACGATCCGGCTGACCTCTGCGTAGGCGCGCCGGCGCTGGGACATGTCGCTCAGCAGGCGCGCGCCGTCGAGCAGCACGGTCGCCCGGTCGCTCACGTAGTCGGCCAAGTTCAGCCCGCCGATTCCGGTCTGTGTCACGAACGGGTAGACGTCGAAGTCCGGATCGGGGCGCCCGCTCCAGATGCTAAGTGTCGCCTGGTGCTGCGCCTTCTGCATCATTTCGAGGAACGCGGCGCCCTCGAGGATCTGAATCTGTGCGCGAATGCCGGCTTCCGCGGCCATGGACTGGATCGCCTGCGCGACGGTCGCGTCTTGCTGGCCGGACCCCGCGAGCAGCAGGGTGAACGTGAAGCCGGCGGGGTGTCCGGCCTGCGCGAGCTTCTCCTTCGCAAGCGCGATGTTGCGCTCGGGAATCGGCATCGACGGATCGTACGCAGGCGTACCGTTCGGAAAGAACGACCGCGCGGGATACGCCGCATCGCGCAGCACCACGTGGGCGAGCGCCCGGCGATCGATCGTCAGGCTCAGCGCCTGCCGCAGCAGCTTGTTGTCGAACGGCGGCTTGGTCACGTTGAGCGGCATCGCGTTCCACTGGAACGCGCCCCGCTCGAGGAGATGGAAGCTCGCGCCGGGCTGCGCCCCTTCCTTCGCCAGTTCCGGCTCCTGCGGCAGCGGCACGTTCGCCACGATGTCCACGTCGCCGCTCTTCAGATTGGCGATCCGCGCGGGATCGCTCGTGATCACCCGGAAAACGAGCCGGTCGACATACGGCAGGCCCTTCACCCAGTAGTCCGGATTGCGCTCGAACGTCACGTGGTCTTGAGGTACGCGCTCCACGAACCGGAACGGGCCGGTGCCGACGGGATGCTGCGTGAAGTTCATGCCTTCCTTCGCAAGCGCGGCCGGCGAGAGCATCATTCCGGCACGGTCCGTCAGCGCGTAGAGCAGCGGGCTGTAGGGACGGTCCATCTCGACCTGGATCGTGTACGGATCGACGACCGCGACGCGCTGTACCGGGCGCATCTCCGCCTTGCGGATCGGCGGGAACTTGGGGTCGAGCATGCGATCGAAGTTGAGTTTGACGGCGTCGGCGTTGAAGGGGGTGCCGTCTTGAAACTTCACGCCCTGCCGCAACTTGAACGTCACCGTCCGGCCGTCCGCGGCTACGGTCCACGACGTCGCGAGCATCGGGACGAT contains the following coding sequences:
- a CDS encoding ABC transporter substrate-binding protein, with protein sequence MMRRALAAGLVCLLGLGLVSVAAGQGVRRGGTLRVALSGDIVTLDPHLSGAALDRQSYQNVFDKLVDTDENLTIVPMLATSWTVAADGRTVTFKLRQGVKFQDGTPFNADAVKLNFDRMLDPKFPPIRKAEMRPVQRVAVVDPYTIQVEMDRPYSPLLYALTDRAGMMLSPAALAKEGMNFTQHPVGTGPFRFVERVPQDHVTFERNPDYWVKGLPYVDRLVFRVITSDPARIANLKSGDVDIVANVPLPQEPELAKEGAQPGASFHLLERGAFQWNAMPLNVTKPPFDNKLLRQALSLTIDRRALAHVVLRDAAYPARSFFPNGTPAYDPSMPIPERNIALAKEKLAQAGHPAGFTFTLLLAGSGQQDATVAQAIQSMAAEAGIRAQIQILEGAAFLEMMQKAQHQATLSIWSGRPDPDFDVYPFVTQTGIGGLNLADYVSDRATVLLDGARLLSDMSQRRRAYAEVSRIVADDVPYIFLFYPKEYKLVSSHVRGFVQVPDGMVRLRSVWLAP
- the rplK gene encoding 50S ribosomal protein L11, which encodes MKKVVAIVKLQIPAGKATPAPPVGPALGQHGVNIMEFCKSYNEKTARQAGTIVPVEITIYADRTFAFVTKTPPASVLLKKAAGLETASGEPNKKKVGKVTRQQIREIAETKMPDLNARDIEAAMRMIEGTARSMGIEVA
- the secE gene encoding preprotein translocase subunit SecE; protein product: MPNVIEVSAQFLKEVRGEMNRVAWPDRQAVIASSVVVVFVLTVTALYLGGIDLVFAKLLEPILRSR
- the rplA gene encoding 50S ribosomal protein L1, which translates into the protein MAHGKRYREALKHVDPEKLYEPQGAVAALKQAPRAKFDETIEAHIRLGIDPKQADQQVRGTVVLPHGTGKTVRVLAFAKGDKVKEAQEAGADYAGLEEFVEKVQGGWFDFDVAIATPDVMNVVGRLGRSLGPRGLMPNPKAGTVTFDVGRAVRETKGGKIEYRVDKTGIIHTAIGKASFSEQALSENFDTLINAVVRAKPSSSKGQYLKSISISATMGPGIKIDPSKAQAPVPV
- the nusG gene encoding transcription termination/antitermination protein NusG, with amino-acid sequence MEPVSPEDEAARAARGARWFVIHTYSGYENKVRTNLERRIASMGQADKIFRILVPTEDEIEIKDGKRRIAKKKVFPGYVLVEMIMDDDSWYVVRNTPGVTGFVGSGAKPLPLQDREVKAILKQLGDETPKFRITYQKGSAVRINSGPFMDFSGVVDEILPEKEKVRVLVSIFGRETPVELDFAQVEKI